One Parafrankia irregularis DNA window includes the following coding sequences:
- the glpK gene encoding glycerol kinase GlpK → MLVAAVDQGTSGTTVCLLDDEADVVGRGHRPIGVSFPRPGWVEQDPQELLGSVVAAVADALADAGRRPSDLAAIGITNQRETTVLWERSTGRPLYPAIVWQDRRTAGACERLAAAGHGELVGERTGLVLDPYFSGTKAAWVLDHVPGARREAAAGRVAFGTVDSWLVWRLTGGRAHITDVTNASRTMLFDLARGDWSPELLELLDVPPEPLPRIVPSSKVYAHTDPEVFLGVEVPIAAVVGDQQAALFAQGCFDPGQAKNTYGTGSFVLVNTGPVLPPPQSSLLRTVAFGLDGEPPAYALEGAILSTGSAVQWLRDSLGVISDSAQTAPLAASLESNDGVYFVPALAGLGAPHWDPRARGMIIGLTRATGRAHLARAVLEAIAYRTRDVVEEMAAGAGVTVTELRADGGAASNPWLMQFQADILGIEVDVPENTETTALGSGYLAGLATGLYSGRDELDARRRTAVRYQPSMSADRREELYGQWLRAVERSRGWDRD, encoded by the coding sequence ATGCTCGTGGCGGCAGTGGACCAGGGGACCAGCGGGACCACGGTCTGCCTGCTCGACGACGAGGCAGACGTCGTCGGCCGCGGCCACCGCCCGATCGGTGTCTCCTTCCCCCGCCCCGGCTGGGTCGAGCAGGACCCCCAGGAGCTGCTGGGCAGCGTCGTCGCGGCGGTCGCCGACGCGCTGGCCGACGCGGGGCGGCGCCCATCCGACCTGGCCGCGATCGGCATCACCAACCAGCGCGAGACCACCGTGCTGTGGGAGCGCAGCACCGGGCGGCCGCTGTACCCGGCCATCGTCTGGCAGGACCGGCGCACGGCGGGGGCCTGCGAGCGCCTGGCCGCGGCCGGTCACGGCGAGCTCGTCGGGGAACGCACCGGCCTGGTGCTCGACCCGTACTTCTCCGGGACGAAGGCCGCCTGGGTGCTCGACCATGTGCCCGGCGCCCGGCGGGAGGCCGCGGCGGGCCGGGTCGCGTTCGGGACGGTCGACTCCTGGCTCGTCTGGCGCCTGACGGGCGGCCGGGCCCACATCACCGACGTCACCAACGCCTCTCGCACGATGCTGTTCGACCTGGCCCGCGGCGACTGGTCACCCGAGCTGCTCGAGCTGCTGGACGTGCCGCCCGAGCCGCTGCCGCGGATCGTGCCCAGCTCGAAGGTCTACGCCCACACCGACCCCGAGGTCTTCCTCGGTGTCGAGGTGCCGATCGCCGCGGTCGTCGGTGACCAGCAGGCGGCGCTGTTCGCCCAGGGCTGCTTCGACCCCGGGCAGGCCAAGAACACCTACGGCACCGGGTCGTTCGTGCTGGTGAACACGGGCCCGGTGCTGCCGCCCCCGCAGTCCTCCCTGCTGCGCACCGTCGCCTTCGGCCTCGACGGTGAGCCGCCGGCGTATGCGCTGGAGGGTGCGATCCTGTCGACCGGGTCCGCGGTGCAGTGGCTGCGGGACTCCCTCGGCGTGATCTCCGACAGCGCCCAGACCGCGCCGCTGGCCGCGTCGCTGGAGAGCAACGACGGTGTCTACTTCGTCCCCGCGCTCGCCGGGCTCGGCGCGCCGCACTGGGATCCACGGGCCCGCGGGATGATCATCGGCCTCACCCGGGCCACCGGCCGGGCGCACCTGGCCCGGGCGGTGCTCGAGGCCATCGCCTACCGGACCAGGGACGTCGTCGAGGAGATGGCCGCCGGCGCCGGCGTGACCGTCACCGAGCTGCGGGCGGACGGCGGCGCGGCGAGCAACCCGTGGCTGATGCAGTTCCAGGCCGACATCCTCGGGATCGAGGTGGACGTCCCGGAGAACACCGAGACGACCGCGCTCGGCTCGGGCTACCTGGCGGGACTGGCGACCGGCCTGTACTCGGGGCGCGACGAACTCGACGCCCGGCGGCGCACCGCGGTCAGGTACCAGCCGTCCATGAGCGCCGACCGGCGCGAGGAGCTGTACGGCCAGTGGCTGCGCGCCGTCGAGCGCTCCCGGGGCTGGGACCGCGACTGA
- a CDS encoding transcriptional regulator yields the protein MTDADYALELGRRLRAARNRRGLSLLDVQERTEGRWTAGTLGAYERGSRTLRVHRLVELAELYDVPATLLVPPPVERRETDDLPPLVIDLRRLRKLPPTRTGPLRRWIAIVQVLRSDSSRDVLRLRRSDLQSLSRLYSTTPAVLYERLGAWGTLIEPDDAAPTTVRRRSPVVRPARSQPRH from the coding sequence GTGACCGACGCGGACTACGCCCTGGAACTCGGCCGCCGCCTGCGGGCGGCCCGCAACCGACGTGGCCTGTCCCTCCTCGACGTCCAGGAACGTACCGAAGGCCGGTGGACCGCCGGGACCCTCGGCGCCTACGAACGCGGCAGCCGCACCCTGCGGGTGCACCGGCTCGTCGAGCTCGCGGAGCTCTATGACGTGCCGGCCACCCTGCTGGTCCCGCCGCCGGTCGAACGCCGCGAGACCGACGACCTGCCCCCGCTCGTCATCGACCTGCGCAGGCTGCGGAAGCTGCCCCCGACGCGGACCGGCCCGCTGCGCCGGTGGATCGCGATCGTGCAGGTGCTGCGGTCGGACAGTTCCCGCGATGTGCTGCGCCTGCGGCGATCGGACCTGCAGTCGCTGTCCCGCCTGTACAGCACCACCCCGGCCGTCCTCTACGAACGCCTCGGCGCCTGGGGCACGTTGATCGAGCCCGACGACGCGGCTCCCACCACCGTGCGCCGGCGGTCGCCCGTGGTCCGGCCGGCACGCTCCCAGCCCCGCCACTGA
- a CDS encoding ABC transporter ATP-binding protein, producing MTEVLAVELTELVKTYRRAAGASGAGQARPRYLKAGATQAQAGSPAPSRRGRSRSRGGARDARPAHDAHDRAPGDTTKRDEGIPPPAEVRAVDGLSLGVSAGSVTAVLGPNGAGKTTTIEICEGFRSADSGGVRVLGLHPVRDAAALRPRVGVMLQAGGMYPGARAGEMLRLIAAHHAHPLDTGALMERLGLAEVAGTPFRRLSGGQQQRLSLAMAVVGRPELVFLDEPTAGLDVQGRRDTWELIEELRLSGVTVVLTTHAMDEAERLADQVVIVNRGRVVAAGSPAELTRGGAEGQLRFRAPGGLDVARLLLALPDGTTGWENPPGHYLVQGTVDPQLLAAVTAWCASNGVLAEDLRVEQRTLEDVFLDLTGTELE from the coding sequence GTGACCGAGGTCCTGGCAGTCGAGCTGACCGAGCTGGTCAAGACCTACCGGCGGGCAGCGGGTGCGTCGGGTGCGGGGCAGGCACGTCCGCGGTACCTGAAGGCGGGTGCGACGCAGGCGCAGGCCGGGTCACCAGCCCCGTCGAGACGTGGCCGGTCCCGGTCCCGCGGCGGTGCCCGCGACGCCCGGCCCGCCCACGACGCCCACGACCGCGCGCCGGGCGACACGACCAAGCGTGATGAGGGCATCCCGCCGCCGGCCGAGGTACGCGCGGTCGACGGGCTGTCGCTGGGCGTCTCGGCCGGGTCCGTGACGGCGGTCCTCGGGCCGAACGGTGCCGGCAAGACGACCACCATCGAGATCTGCGAGGGCTTCCGCTCCGCCGACAGCGGCGGCGTCCGCGTGCTCGGGCTGCACCCGGTACGCGACGCGGCCGCGCTGCGCCCGCGGGTCGGCGTGATGCTGCAGGCCGGCGGGATGTACCCGGGTGCCCGCGCCGGCGAGATGCTGCGCCTGATCGCCGCGCACCACGCCCACCCGCTCGACACCGGCGCGCTGATGGAACGGCTCGGGCTGGCGGAGGTGGCCGGCACTCCGTTCCGCCGGCTCTCCGGCGGCCAGCAGCAGCGGCTCTCGCTCGCGATGGCCGTCGTCGGCCGCCCGGAGCTGGTCTTCCTCGACGAGCCCACCGCCGGTCTCGACGTCCAGGGCCGCCGTGACACCTGGGAGCTCATCGAGGAGCTGCGTCTGTCCGGCGTCACGGTGGTGCTCACCACCCACGCCATGGACGAGGCCGAGCGCCTCGCCGACCAGGTCGTGATCGTGAACCGGGGCCGGGTCGTCGCGGCCGGTTCGCCCGCCGAGCTCACCCGCGGCGGCGCCGAGGGCCAGCTCCGCTTCCGCGCCCCGGGCGGCCTCGACGTCGCGCGCCTGCTGCTCGCCCTGCCCGACGGCACGACCGGCTGGGAGAACCCGCCCGGTCACTACCTGGTGCAGGGCACCGTCGACCCGCAGCTGCTCGCCGCGGTCACCGCGTGGTGCGCCAGCAACGGTGTGCTCGCCGAGGACCTGCGCGTCGAGCAGCGCACCCTGGAGGACGTCTTCCTGGACCTGACCGGGACGGAGCTGGAGTGA
- a CDS encoding ABC transporter permease, with the protein MSVIEATPAPVLDLRPAPGAASRGRMLAAQTRLELTLTLRRGESVLLTLIIPIGLLVFFAAVDVLPTSRAAQRSVDFLVPGVLALAVMSTAFTGQAIATGFERSYGVLKRLGASPLPRSILLAGKTLAVLAVEIVQLVLLVAVGFAVGWEPHGSAAGAGWVVLLVLLGTAAFSGLGLLMAGTLRAEATLAAANGVYLLLLLIGGVVFPLEELPGWMRVVAEGLPTAALSDGLRAVLAEGAGPGAGNLIVLAAWSVGALGLAARFFRWE; encoded by the coding sequence ATGAGTGTCATCGAGGCCACACCGGCCCCCGTGCTGGATCTCCGCCCGGCGCCCGGAGCCGCGTCCCGCGGGCGGATGCTGGCCGCGCAGACCCGGCTCGAGCTGACCCTCACCCTGCGCCGCGGCGAGTCCGTGCTGCTCACCCTGATCATCCCGATCGGGCTGCTCGTCTTCTTCGCGGCCGTGGACGTCCTGCCCACCTCGCGGGCCGCACAGCGCTCGGTGGACTTCCTCGTTCCCGGCGTGCTGGCACTGGCCGTGATGTCGACGGCGTTCACCGGGCAGGCGATCGCCACCGGCTTCGAGCGTTCCTACGGCGTCCTCAAGCGGCTCGGTGCCTCGCCGCTGCCGCGGTCGATCCTGCTCGCAGGCAAGACGCTGGCCGTGCTCGCGGTGGAGATCGTCCAGCTGGTCCTGCTCGTCGCGGTCGGGTTCGCGGTCGGCTGGGAGCCGCACGGCTCGGCGGCGGGTGCGGGCTGGGTCGTCCTGCTGGTGCTGCTGGGGACGGCAGCCTTCTCCGGACTGGGACTGCTGATGGCCGGCACGTTGCGGGCCGAGGCGACACTCGCCGCGGCCAACGGGGTGTACCTGTTGCTGCTGCTGATCGGCGGGGTCGTGTTCCCGCTCGAGGAGCTGCCCGGCTGGATGCGGGTGGTGGCCGAGGGGCTGCCGACCGCGGCGCTGTCCGACGGGCTGCGCGCGGTGCTCGCCGAGGGCGCCGGGCCCGGCGCCGGCAACCTGATCGTGCTGGCGGCGTGGTCCGTCGGTGCCCTTGGGCTGGCTGCCAGGTTCTTCCGCTGGGAGTAG
- a CDS encoding COX15/CtaA family protein, producing the protein MAAMPSSTTRRSKPRAGGDASPAGTHQPRASRAARAAGTGRLPVIGLRMFRRLTLASVVLLAAIVVTGGAVRLTGSGLGCPTWPQCGDGSFTPHSAYAINGAIEFGNRLISIVVGLVVLALPIAARLLQEKRRDLLLLSLGLWLGFVGQAVLGGITVLVKLHPATVAAHFLLSMVLLFNAVALHRRARQADGPTPLAVRPELAWLARVVVVVAAGVLALGTVVTGTGPHSGDSEDTKRFGFDIVNVAQLHADGAMVLTGLTLAMIFAVRLAPVPAEARRSAHALLLTVVAQAAIGFTQYFLGIPALLVGLHMAGATIMWIVAIQLWLAMGERAPATEAAWAGSAARVPAPAPATA; encoded by the coding sequence ATGGCCGCGATGCCATCTTCTACCACTCGTCGGAGCAAGCCCCGCGCCGGCGGCGACGCCAGCCCTGCCGGCACCCACCAGCCCCGGGCGAGCCGTGCGGCCCGGGCAGCGGGCACCGGCCGGCTCCCGGTGATCGGGCTGCGCATGTTCCGGCGCCTCACGCTGGCCAGCGTCGTCCTGCTCGCGGCGATCGTCGTCACCGGCGGTGCCGTGCGGTTGACCGGCTCCGGGCTCGGCTGCCCGACCTGGCCGCAGTGTGGTGACGGCTCGTTCACCCCCCATTCGGCCTACGCGATCAACGGCGCGATCGAGTTCGGCAACCGGCTGATCAGCATCGTGGTCGGCCTCGTGGTGCTGGCCCTGCCCATCGCGGCGCGCCTGCTCCAGGAGAAGCGGCGCGATCTGCTGCTGCTCTCGCTCGGGCTGTGGCTGGGCTTCGTCGGCCAGGCGGTGCTCGGTGGCATCACCGTCCTGGTCAAGCTGCACCCGGCGACGGTGGCCGCGCACTTCCTGCTGTCGATGGTGCTGCTGTTCAACGCCGTCGCCCTGCACCGCCGGGCCCGGCAGGCCGACGGGCCGACCCCGCTGGCGGTCCGGCCGGAGCTCGCCTGGCTCGCGCGGGTCGTGGTCGTGGTCGCCGCGGGCGTCCTCGCCCTGGGCACCGTCGTCACCGGCACCGGCCCGCACAGCGGCGACAGCGAGGACACCAAGCGGTTCGGTTTCGACATCGTCAACGTCGCGCAGCTCCACGCCGACGGCGCGATGGTCCTCACCGGCCTCACCCTCGCCATGATCTTCGCCGTGCGGCTCGCTCCCGTTCCCGCCGAGGCCCGGCGCAGCGCACACGCCCTGCTGCTCACCGTCGTCGCCCAGGCCGCGATCGGGTTCACCCAGTACTTCCTCGGCATCCCGGCGCTGCTCGTCGGCCTGCACATGGCCGGCGCGACGATCATGTGGATCGTCGCCATCCAGCTCTGGCTGGCGATGGGCGAACGGGCCCCGGCCACCGAGGCCGCCTGGGCCGGCTCCGCGGCGCGCGTCCCAGCTCCCGCACCCGCCACCGCGTGA
- a CDS encoding UDP-N-acetyl glucosamine 2-epimerase gives MSRTTGGTDNGDGEEPARTGFLRGLLPGGRSQRQRGAAASGSVWSDPLRSAPDGAVAPVDAEVDAGAPDSPARGGTGARGVLEGLNALDDVGVLNASAGRDDSAGLGGAAEPRPQLPHRIPVARSGPRPGGLVGTADGAVGDGTVVRSGPTVPTAPSTPFTPAGPAGPAAPTVPTVPSRRLSPDRDRDRQAAQRQASAARATVPQHGPRTEIVGEPSAAPTVRRGPAEHRPRVMVLVGTRPELVKLSRVMVALERAVDLCLVHSGQNYDYELNQVFFDELGIRKPDHFLDAVGASPAETIGRVIARADAVFADESPDALLLYGDSNTTLAVIAARRRHIPVFHMAAGNRSFDDRVPEEINRRLVDHLSDVNLASTEHARRNLLAEGLPTQRIFVTGSPMKEVLNAYLPLVEASEALTTLGVTPGHYLVVSAHREENVDRPELLAGLLETLNGLAARYRVPVIVSTHPRTRARLDALEATGRAPSVDGLVRFCRPFGFADYIALQRAALCVVSDSGTVTEEASLLGFPAVVIREAHEHPEGVDTGAVVSCLPRPDRVLAAVGLATGEARGSRTNGPVSAYDVDDVSRRVVRIIISHIDYVRRTVWYERPAAGADEPTSGGTPLVSP, from the coding sequence GTGTCGAGAACGACGGGTGGCACCGACAACGGGGACGGCGAGGAGCCGGCCCGGACGGGCTTCCTCCGGGGGCTGCTCCCCGGTGGGAGGTCGCAGCGCCAGCGCGGTGCGGCGGCTTCGGGTTCCGTGTGGTCGGACCCGCTGCGCTCCGCCCCGGACGGTGCGGTCGCGCCTGTGGACGCGGAGGTGGACGCGGGCGCCCCGGATTCCCCGGCCCGAGGCGGCACAGGTGCCCGGGGTGTCCTGGAGGGACTGAACGCCCTGGATGACGTGGGTGTGCTGAATGCTTCGGCCGGGCGCGATGACTCGGCTGGGCTCGGTGGTGCGGCCGAGCCGAGGCCCCAGCTGCCGCACCGGATTCCGGTGGCCAGGTCCGGGCCGCGCCCAGGTGGTCTGGTGGGCACGGCGGACGGTGCCGTCGGGGACGGCACCGTCGTCCGGTCCGGTCCGACCGTGCCGACGGCGCCGTCGACCCCGTTCACCCCCGCCGGTCCGGCCGGGCCGGCGGCGCCGACCGTGCCGACCGTTCCCAGCCGCCGGCTGTCCCCGGACCGGGACCGGGACCGGCAGGCCGCCCAGCGGCAGGCCTCGGCGGCCCGCGCGACCGTCCCCCAGCACGGGCCGCGTACGGAGATCGTGGGCGAGCCGTCAGCCGCGCCGACGGTGCGCCGCGGCCCCGCCGAGCATCGGCCGCGGGTCATGGTCCTGGTCGGCACCAGGCCTGAGCTCGTCAAGCTCAGCAGGGTGATGGTCGCCCTCGAACGGGCGGTCGACCTCTGCCTGGTCCATTCGGGGCAGAACTACGACTACGAGCTCAACCAGGTCTTCTTCGACGAGCTGGGCATCCGCAAACCGGACCACTTCCTGGACGCCGTCGGAGCGAGCCCGGCGGAGACCATCGGCCGGGTCATCGCCCGCGCCGACGCGGTCTTCGCGGACGAGTCCCCCGACGCCCTGCTGCTCTACGGGGACTCCAACACCACGCTGGCGGTGATCGCGGCGCGGCGGCGGCACATCCCGGTGTTCCACATGGCGGCGGGCAACCGCAGTTTCGACGACCGCGTGCCCGAGGAGATCAACCGCCGGCTCGTCGACCATCTCAGCGATGTCAACCTCGCCTCGACGGAGCATGCCCGCCGGAACCTGCTGGCGGAAGGCCTGCCGACGCAGCGGATCTTCGTCACCGGCTCGCCGATGAAGGAGGTCCTGAACGCCTACCTGCCGCTGGTCGAGGCCTCCGAGGCACTCACGACGCTGGGCGTGACGCCTGGCCACTACCTGGTCGTCAGCGCGCACCGGGAGGAGAACGTCGACCGTCCCGAGCTGCTCGCCGGCCTGCTGGAGACGCTGAACGGGCTGGCCGCCCGCTACCGGGTGCCGGTCATCGTGTCCACCCATCCACGGACCAGGGCGCGCCTCGACGCGCTGGAGGCGACGGGGCGGGCGCCGTCGGTTGACGGCCTCGTCCGGTTCTGCCGGCCCTTCGGGTTCGCGGACTACATCGCGTTGCAGCGGGCCGCGCTGTGTGTGGTCTCCGACAGCGGGACGGTGACGGAGGAGGCGTCCCTGCTCGGCTTCCCCGCGGTGGTGATCCGCGAGGCCCATGAACATCCGGAGGGGGTCGACACCGGTGCGGTGGTCTCCTGCCTGCCCCGCCCCGACCGCGTCCTCGCCGCCGTCGGCCTGGCCACCGGCGAGGCGAGGGGCAGCCGGACGAACGGCCCCGTCTCCGCCTATGACGTGGACGACGTGTCCCGGCGGGTCGTGCGGATCATCATCAGCCACATCGACTACGTCCGCCGGACGGTCTGGTACGAGCGCCCGGCGGCCGGCGCAGACGAGCCCACCTCCGGCGGGACCCCGCTCGTCTCGCCCTGA
- a CDS encoding dTDP-4-dehydrorhamnose reductase family protein — protein sequence MRVLVLGGDGMLGGELVRRLVRDHDVTATVRAHAPSSPSPADRVLCGVDVCHPESLVDVFAETRPDAVVNAVGLTARRVGEQGMQAAIEVNALFPHRLARLCGAAGARLVHVSSDCVFSGRLGEYHEDDVPDPVDAHGMTKLLGELTEPGTLTLRTSVLGLETAAVPAGLVEWFLSATGRIPGYRRVVYSGVTTAEFARFVHLALVGHPDLSGVWHLASEPITKFDLLTMLADRLGRHNLEIVPSDDEVRNRALSARRLWSVTGYRPPAWAAMVDELATAIERREIEGSRRGSGHVADVPGVRRAASAGRLTPTSLPTATSAPTPAPTPASASASAEASASAGASASNGVRADA from the coding sequence ATGCGCGTACTGGTTCTCGGTGGCGACGGAATGCTCGGCGGCGAGCTGGTGCGCAGACTCGTCCGTGACCACGACGTCACCGCGACTGTCCGGGCGCACGCTCCGAGCTCGCCGTCGCCGGCCGACCGGGTCCTGTGCGGAGTGGACGTGTGCCACCCGGAGAGTCTGGTCGACGTGTTCGCGGAGACGCGCCCCGACGCGGTCGTGAACGCGGTCGGCCTGACCGCCCGGCGGGTGGGTGAACAAGGCATGCAAGCGGCGATCGAGGTCAATGCGCTGTTCCCACACCGCCTCGCCCGGCTGTGCGGCGCCGCGGGCGCGAGGCTCGTTCACGTCTCCTCGGACTGCGTGTTCTCCGGGCGGCTGGGCGAGTACCACGAGGACGACGTCCCGGATCCGGTCGACGCCCACGGGATGACCAAGCTGCTCGGTGAGCTGACCGAGCCGGGAACACTCACGCTGCGGACGTCGGTGCTGGGGCTGGAGACGGCCGCCGTTCCCGCCGGCCTGGTCGAGTGGTTCCTGTCCGCCACCGGCCGGATCCCGGGGTATCGCCGGGTCGTCTACAGCGGCGTCACCACCGCGGAGTTCGCCCGTTTCGTGCATCTCGCCCTGGTCGGGCATCCGGACCTGAGCGGGGTCTGGCACCTCGCCTCCGAGCCCATCACCAAGTTCGACCTGCTCACGATGCTGGCTGACCGGCTCGGCCGGCACAACCTGGAGATCGTTCCGAGCGACGACGAGGTGCGCAACCGGGCTCTCTCCGCACGTCGGCTGTGGTCGGTGACAGGCTACCGGCCGCCGGCCTGGGCGGCGATGGTGGACGAGCTGGCGACCGCGATCGAGCGGCGCGAGATCGAGGGCTCCAGACGCGGTTCCGGGCACGTCGCGGACGTGCCCGGAGTGCGCCGGGCGGCATCAGCCGGCCGCCTGACACCGACGTCGCTGCCGACGGCGACGTCGGCCCCTACCCCTGCCCCTACCCCTGCGTCGGCGTCGGCGTCGGCCGAGGCCTCGGCGTCGGCGGGCGCGTCGGCGTCGAACGGAGTGCGCGCCGACGCCTGA
- a CDS encoding class I SAM-dependent methyltransferase, whose protein sequence is MGTGRWTATTGQVATLPGRDRRLRHLRNSHGEIWVNITSSHLVLADFVNLDPSYSPGLVGAYPALGWARALHRALCASRTLSLLRRTGTAAWRAVRWPRLAATLTRHLPRRPARPGRSGRGRGRGWAVRRQWEASRTAVVVRHRPGRRLPLADGSVDHILCAHVVQELPPRVAGRVLAECARILRPGGTLHLVLPDLRQAVDRYVRGEIDADELVAWQRLNDGHRPADPRRGRHPRRREPADPQNRWHYDEHTAQRRLVAAGFHLSRTPTPSTGLVETDPVSLHLVAVRP, encoded by the coding sequence GTGGGAACAGGTCGGTGGACCGCCACAACAGGTCAGGTCGCCACGCTGCCCGGCCGCGACCGACGCCTGCGCCACCTCCGCAACAGCCACGGCGAGATCTGGGTGAACATCACCTCGTCGCACCTGGTGCTCGCGGACTTCGTGAACCTCGACCCGTCCTACTCGCCCGGGCTGGTCGGCGCGTATCCCGCGCTGGGGTGGGCCCGTGCCCTGCACCGCGCGCTGTGTGCCTCGCGAACGCTGAGCCTGCTGCGCCGGACGGGCACGGCCGCCTGGCGGGCGGTCCGGTGGCCACGGCTGGCGGCCACACTCACCCGTCACCTCCCGCGCAGGCCCGCACGCCCAGGACGGTCTGGACGAGGCCGCGGCCGCGGCTGGGCCGTCCGCCGGCAGTGGGAGGCCAGCCGGACGGCGGTCGTCGTCCGGCACCGGCCGGGCCGGCGACTGCCGTTGGCCGACGGCTCGGTTGATCACATCCTCTGCGCGCATGTCGTGCAGGAGCTGCCACCGCGCGTCGCCGGCCGGGTGCTGGCGGAATGCGCCCGCATCCTGCGCCCCGGTGGCACGCTCCACCTCGTGCTGCCGGATCTGCGCCAGGCAGTGGACCGCTATGTGCGCGGTGAGATCGACGCCGACGAACTCGTCGCCTGGCAGCGGCTGAACGACGGGCACCGACCGGCCGACCCGCGCCGCGGTCGGCACCCGCGGCGCCGTGAACCGGCCGACCCGCAGAACCGCTGGCACTACGACGAGCACACCGCGCAGCGCCGGCTGGTCGCCGCCGGATTCCACCTCTCGCGCACGCCCACCCCCAGCACCGGGCTGGTCGAGACCGATCCGGTCTCGCTGCATCTGGTGGCCGTCCGGCCCTGA
- a CDS encoding LCP family protein, with amino-acid sequence MATESERIVPDDTILDDAILDGTVLDGTVLDGPLATAPVVEPGAEADEADPLSIPLESTELQEPSEPQPGRASRRWIRRPRRANQLGVDGIGRPAPRGPLRRALLVLTSLLSLVVIAITATGWLVVTFYDRRIDRETIAPPADMTVTRPPSAPVGSETWLLVGSDIRTGSDAAKVGGARSDTMMIAHLASDGTTQIVSIPRDLRVPIPAWTDDDGDRHRARADKVNAAFSAGGPALLVATLEQVAGVRIDHYAELDFGGFRQMTAAIGGIDVCLNASTFVERHTLDNGRTVRSTNLNDPSSGFVGQVGVNHLSGENALAFVRQRHGFADGDLSRIRRQQAFLAAMFRTVLSENVLLSPSRLTSFLGAVTESVLLDDQTGFSELRELAERMRGMTTGAVTFSTVPITGQINSPVFYFLYDPAAMRQFFRDVTGSTTLFEPSDGPVDPLDLSAEITPSATAAAAGSTPAASTRPRATVTSPAPPQTTATPTPDTAGTTTEPGPSAETSSQPQATVTASATGSNGQPDSGGWPQPWPTALTGTTAAAGTVSWARAAAFGSNVTATGGAAPTGGATPTSPSPTASGAQEAPVTAAAACIY; translated from the coding sequence GTGGCCACGGAAAGCGAGCGGATCGTCCCCGACGACACGATCCTGGATGACGCGATCCTGGATGGCACGGTCCTGGATGGCACGGTCCTCGACGGACCGCTGGCCACCGCGCCAGTGGTCGAACCGGGCGCCGAGGCCGACGAGGCCGATCCTCTGTCGATACCGTTGGAGTCAACGGAACTACAGGAACCATCGGAACCACAGCCTGGTCGGGCCTCCCGCCGGTGGATCCGCCGGCCCCGGCGAGCGAACCAGCTCGGCGTCGACGGCATCGGCCGCCCCGCCCCGCGCGGCCCGCTGCGGCGCGCCCTGCTCGTCCTGACCTCGCTGCTGTCGCTGGTGGTCATCGCCATCACCGCCACCGGTTGGCTCGTCGTGACGTTCTACGACCGCCGGATCGACCGCGAGACGATCGCTCCACCCGCCGACATGACCGTCACCCGGCCGCCGTCGGCACCCGTCGGTTCCGAGACCTGGCTGCTGGTCGGTTCCGACATCCGCACCGGGTCGGACGCGGCGAAGGTCGGCGGCGCCCGGTCGGACACGATGATGATCGCCCACCTGGCGTCCGACGGGACGACCCAGATCGTGTCGATCCCCCGCGACCTGCGGGTACCCATCCCGGCCTGGACGGATGACGACGGCGACCGGCACCGCGCACGCGCCGACAAGGTGAACGCGGCCTTCAGCGCGGGCGGTCCCGCGCTGCTCGTGGCGACCCTCGAACAGGTCGCCGGGGTGCGCATCGACCACTACGCCGAACTGGACTTCGGCGGCTTCAGGCAGATGACCGCCGCGATCGGCGGAATCGACGTCTGTCTCAACGCGTCGACCTTTGTCGAAAGACATACGCTGGACAACGGCCGGACTGTCCGGTCGACGAACCTGAACGATCCCAGCTCCGGATTCGTCGGGCAGGTCGGAGTGAACCATCTCTCCGGTGAGAACGCGCTGGCGTTCGTCCGGCAACGGCATGGGTTCGCCGACGGGGACCTGTCCCGAATCCGCCGTCAGCAGGCCTTTCTCGCGGCCATGTTCCGCACGGTGCTGAGCGAGAACGTACTGCTGAGCCCGTCCCGGCTGACCTCCTTCCTCGGCGCGGTGACCGAGTCGGTGCTGCTGGACGACCAGACCGGATTCTCCGAGCTGCGCGAGCTCGCCGAGCGGATGCGCGGCATGACCACGGGCGCGGTGACCTTCTCCACCGTCCCGATCACCGGGCAGATCAACAGCCCCGTCTTCTACTTCCTCTACGACCCCGCCGCGATGAGACAGTTCTTCCGCGACGTCACCGGCAGCACAACGCTCTTCGAGCCGTCCGACGGTCCCGTCGACCCGCTTGACCTGAGCGCCGAGATCACACCGAGTGCGACTGCTGCCGCGGCCGGCTCGACGCCGGCGGCCTCCACGCGGCCCCGGGCGACGGTCACCTCGCCGGCCCCGCCGCAGACCACCGCCACGCCCACCCCGGACACCGCTGGCACGACAACCGAGCCCGGCCCGAGCGCGGAGACCTCATCCCAGCCCCAGGCCACGGTCACCGCCTCTGCCACCGGGTCGAACGGCCAGCCGGACTCCGGCGGCTGGCCCCAGCCCTGGCCCACGGCGCTGACCGGCACAACCGCAGCCGCCGGCACCGTGAGCTGGGCCAGGGCCGCCGCTTTCGGATCGAACGTGACCGCGACCGGCGGGGCGGCCCCGACCGGCGGGGCGACCCCGACGAGCCCGTCCCCGACGGCGTCCGGGGCGCAGGAAGCGCCGGTGACCGCGGCGGCAGCCTGCATCTACTGA